One Glycine max cultivar Williams 82 chromosome 3, Glycine_max_v4.0, whole genome shotgun sequence DNA window includes the following coding sequences:
- the LOC121174557 gene encoding vegetative cell wall protein gp1-like yields MVRLLPPQDSLTSSTPSPSSVSIPVRSPDVAPTPSPPPTEARPSSSHVNAHGPSPIPASTPSPSSVDARGPSPIPISTPSPSPPMGNMPIDEDVINLAMEDPPP; encoded by the coding sequence ATGGTTAGACTATTACCACCTCAAGATAGTCTAACATCATCTACCCCATCCCCATCTTCTGTGTCTATCCCAGTTAGGTCTCCCGATGTTGCACCTACACCATCTCCACCTCCGACTGAAGCTAGACCATCTTCATCTCATGTTAATGCACATGGACCATCTCCGATACCTGCATCCACACCATCTCCATCCTCCGTTGATGCACGTGGACCATCCCCAATACCTATATCCACACCTTCCCCATCCCCGCCTATGGGCAACATGCCTATAGATGAAGATGTTATAAATTTGGCGATGGAAGACCCCCCCCCCTAA